The Vibrio sp. STUT-A11 region ATGCGGGTGGCTTTAAGAGAGGTAAAGCAGTGGATTAGTAATGGAACTAAAAATTAGAACGAGTATTTAGCTACAAACTTAAGGCCGTAACCGTCTTTCTTCTCGTTACCTTCCTGTTCTACAGAGCCAGTTTGAACGACAAAGTCTGTTTTGAATGAGTCAGTGACATCGTAGCCAAGACCTAGGTATGCAGTTTGCGCTTCTACATTCGTACCGGGGTGTGAAGCCCAACGGTACGGTTTCGTACGTTAAGCATTAAATCAAACAGTTAGAACGGTATGACGCTTAGGTAGACCCTACGATCACTGGTAAAAACCACCCCAAAATCAGGATATGACATAACCTATGTGTCACTACTGGCTGTGTCATGACTTAAATGACATGCTTGTTTTTTGTTAGCGTATGGAATGGACTTCCTCCCTATCACTCAGCCGTTAGTTCTGAGATGATAAATTCACCATTTCATACGGAGATAACAACATGGCTGTGACTGTATTAGGTATCGACCTAGCAAAAAATGTGTTCGCATTGCATGGTGTTGACCACAAAGGCAATACCATTTTATGCAAACCCAAAGTAAGTCGGGCCAAGCTGTTAGAAACGGTAGCCAATATGCCACCGTGTCTGATTGGAATGGAAGCATGTAGCAGCGCTCATTTTTGGGCCCGATTATTCAAAAATGTCGGCCACGAAGTTCGCCTCATCGCTCCTAAGTTTGTCTCTCCTTATCGACTGTCTGGCAAAGCAGGGAAAAATGATGCTGCTGATGCTCAATCTATCTGTGAAGCAGTTCAACGTCCTCATATGCGATTTGTTAGCATCAAGTCAGAAGAGCAGCAATCGATTCAATGTTTGCACCGAGCTAGGCAGGGCCTAAATGAAGAAAGGACGGCAGTATGCAACCGCATTCGTGGTTTGCTCGCTGAGTTTGGTGTGATTGCTCCTTTATCACCGGAGCGATTGCGTAACGAGTTCGAGAGCATGAAGGTTCACCTTCCAACCTTAGCCGCAACTTGCATGGATGAATTATTTCTTCATATAGACAACATTGAGCGCAGGCTTTTAAAGTTCGACCGACTGATTAAAGAGACGGCAGAGCAAGATGAACGATGCCGACTATTGATGCAACTAAAGGGGGTTGGACCTATGACAGCCAGTGCTCTAGTATCAGCGATCTCTGACGGAAAAGAGTTTCGTAATGGCCGTCAATTGGCGGCCTGGTTGGGTTTAACGCCTTCTCAATACAGCAGCGGAGGGAAACCAAAATTAGGGCGAATTACTAAAGCTGGTGACAACTATATTCGTAGTCTGCTTGTGCAGGGGGCGCGTTCAATGATGGCTAGCGCCGGACGAAAAGACGATCCGCTCAGTAAGTGGGTCTGTGATGTCAAAGATCGCCGTGGTTACTGGCGAGCCGCTATTGCTTTAGCTGCAAAAAATGCACGACACTGTTGAGCAATACTTCACTATGGTGAATCATTCGAAAATTGTTATTCAACCTAAATAAATCTCTTACCACCAATGATGACAACGCAAATATGATAAGGGTTAAGACCCCGCAAGAGGTGCCTGAGAAAACGTTAGGATGTTAAATATCCGATTAGCGTATGAGGTTCTTGCGAGCGTCTTTCATTTTGGTCCGGAACAGAATATTCCAGTATGACCGCTTATAGTACTGCATCTTAATCTTCATTGTGATTGCGTTCAGAGCACCCATTGACATCGGGAGGAAGTCCTTATAGTACAATATTTTCCGAATCGTCGTGTGACCCCTATGAGCCTGCTGTCACCCTTTGACGTGGTGATATGGATGACGGATGGCTGGCCGCTGTATGAATCCCGCCTGAAGGGAAAGCTGCACGTAATCAGCAAGCGATATACGCAGCGAATTGAGCGGCATAACCTGAATCTGAGGCAGCACCTGGCACGGCTGGGACGGAAGTCGCTGTCGCTCTCAAAATCGGTGGAGCTGCATGACAAAGTCATCGGGCATTATCTGAACATAAAACACTATCAATAAGTTGGAGTCATTACCCTTTTTTCAACTTCTGATGGATGCGAGTGATTGAACTCATACATTAATGTTTTCCCACGAAGTCTTTTTTCAGGTAAGCCTTCGCACATATCGGTAAATAGCTTGCCTGCTTTTATTTTTTCTGTCATCGACATGTTCATTTTTAACATTCCGTCCTGATAAGTTGGTCGGATAAGGCGATCGCGCCGTATCCGACATTAATTTCTTAAGCGACTTCATTCACCTGGCGACGCAGCAGGGAAAGTGGGGCGGGGCCGCTAAGCGTGAACACAGAAATTAAGGTGAAGCCCAGCGCCACCAGACCCAGCACCAGGTAAGTGCCCTGGAAACCGATGCTTTCATACATATTGCCCGCCAGAATAGACATAAAAATCATCGCCAGTTGCTTAAAGAAGCAGAAACAGACCAGATAAATCGTCGCTGAAAAACGCACTTCAAACTGGCTGGTAATATATTTAAAGCAGCCCACCAGCAGGAACGGTACTTCAAACATATGCAGCGTTTTCAGAAGAACCACTTCCAGTGCTGAGGTAGCGAACGATGAGCCAATAATACGTACTGACATAATAGTGCCAGCCAGCAGCAGGGCGTTTTTCCCACCGATGCGATTAATGATCAGTGGCGCAAAAAACATAATCGAGGCGTTAAGTAATTCGCCCATTGTCGTTACGTAGCCAAATACCCGCGTACCCTGTTCACCGGTAGCAAAGAACGAAGTAAAGAAATTAGCAAACTGTTGGTCAAAAACATCGTAGGTGCAGGAAACGCCAATAACATACAGTGACAAAAACCACAGTTTTGGCTGTCTGAACAGTTCCAGCGCCAGCTTAAGGCTAAATGCCGAATGGTTGGCACCTACCGTATTGGCAACCGTTGCAGAAGAGGGCGCATCCGTTTTGGCGAAAAAGAGTAAAACGGCGAGGATGAGTGCACAGCCAGAACCCAGCCAGAAAACAAACTGATTATTGATGGTGAACATGATGCCGACAATCGAGGCACACAGCGCCCAGCCAATACAGCCAAACATCCGCGCGCGACCAAATTCGAAATTACTGCGACGGCTGACTTTCTCGATAAATGCCTCTACTGCTGGCGCACCGGCGTTAAAACAAAAGCCTAGATAAATACCACCAACAATCGATCCTACTAAAATGTTGTATTGTAACAGTGGCCCGAAGATAAAAATAAAGAACGGCGCAAACATCACTAACATGCCGGTAATAATCCACAGCAGGAATTTGCGCAGCCCGAGTTTGTCAGAAAGCAGACCAAACAGCGGTTGGAATAATAGCGAGAACAGAGAAATAGCGGCAAAAATAATACCTGTATCACTTTTGCTGATATGGTTGATGTCATGTAGCCAAATCGGGAAAAACGGGAAGTAGGCTCCCATGATAAAAAAGTAAAAGAAAAAGAATAAACCGAACATCCAAAAGTTTGTGTTTTTTAAATAGTACATACTGGATTTCCTTACGCGAAATACGGGCAGACATGGCCTGCCCGGTTATTATTATTTTTGACACCAGAGCAACTGGTAATGGTAGCTACCGGCGCTAAGCTGGAATTCCGCCGACACTGACGGGCTCCAGGAGTCGTCGCCACCAATCCCCATATGGAAACCGTCGATATTCAGCCATGTGCCTTCTTCCGCGTGCAGCAGATGGCGATGGCTGGTTTCCATCAGTTGCTGTTGACTGTAGCGGCTGATGTTGAACTGGAAGTCGCCGCGCCACTGGTGTGGGCCATAATTCAATTCGCGCGTCCCGCAGCGCAGACCGTTTTCGCTCGGGAAGACGTACGGGGTATACATGTCTGACAATGGCAGATCCCAGCGGTCAAAACAGGCCGCAGTAAGGCGGTCGGGATAGTTTTCTTGCGGCCCTAATCCGAGCCAGTTTACCCGCTCTGCTACCTGCGCCAGCTGGCAGGTCAGGCCAATCCGCGCCGGATGTGGCGTATTGCTCGCCACTTCAACATCAACGGTAATCGCCATTTGACCACTTCCATCAATCCGGTAGGTTTTCCGGCTGATAAATAAGGTTTTCCCCTGATGCTGCCACGCGTGGACCGTGGTAATCAGCACCGCGTCGGCAAGCGTATCTGCCGTGCACTGCAACAACGCTGCTTCGGCCTGGTAATGGCCCGCCGCCTTCCAGCGTTCGACCCAGGCGTTAGGGTCAATGCGGGTCGCTTCACTTACGCCAATGTCGTTATCCAGCGGTGCGCGGGTGAACTGATCGCGCAGCGGCGTCAGCAGTTGTTTTTTATCGCCAATCCACATCTGTGAAAGAAAGCCTGACTGGCGGTTAAATTGCCAACGCTTATTATCCAGCTCGATGCAAAAATCCGTTTCACTGGTGGTCAGTTGCGGGATGGCGTGGGGCGCGGAGGGGAGTGTCACGCTGAGGTTTTCCGCCAGACGCCACTGCTGCCAGGCGCTGATGTGTCCGGCTGCTGACCATGTGGTCGCGTTCGGTTGCACTACGTGAACCGTTATCCAGAGTTGTCCGGCGCTCTTCGGCTGCGGTAGTCCAGGCAGTTCAATCAACTGTTTACCTTGTGGAGCGACATCCAGAGGCACTTCACCGCTTGCCAGCGGCTTGCCATCCAGCGCCACCATCCAGTGCAGGAGCTCGTTATCGCTATGACGGAACAGGTATTCGCTGGTCACTTCGATGGTTCGCCCGGATAAACTGAACTGGAAAAACTGCTGCTGGTGTTTTGCTTCCGTCAGCGCCGGATGCGGCGTGCGGTCGGCAAAGACCAGACCGTTCATGCAGAACTGGCGATCATTCGGCGTATCGCCAAAATCACCGCCGTAAGCCGACCACGGATTGCCATTTTCATCATATTTAATCAGCGACTGATCCACCCAGTCCCAGACGAAGCCGCCCTGTAAACGGGGGTACTGACGAAACGCCTGCCAGTATTTAGCGAAGCCGCCAAGACTGTTACCCATCGCGTGGGCGTATTCGCAAAGGATCAGCGGGCGCGTCTCTCCAGGCAACGAAAGCCATTTTTTGATGGACCATTTCGGCACAGCCGGGAAGGGCTGGTCTTCATCCACGCGCGAGTACATCGGGCAAATAATATCGGTTGCGAAGGTGTCGGCTCCGCCGCCTTCATACTGTACCGGGCGGGAAGGATCGACAGATTTGATCCAGCGATAGAGTGCGTCGTGATTAGCGCCGTGGCCTGATTCATTCCCCAGCGACCAGATGATCACACTCGGGTGATTACGATCGCGCTGCACCATTCGCGTTACGCGTTCGCTCATCGCGGGTAGCCATCGCGGATCATCGGTCAGACGATTCATTGGCACCATGCCGTGGGTTTCAATGTTGGCTTCATCCACCACATACAGGCCGTAGTGGTCGCACAGCGTGTACCACAGCGGATGGTTCGGATAATGCGAACAGCGCACGGCGTTAAAGTTGTTCTGCTTCATCAGCAGGATATCCTGCACCATCGTCTGCTCATCCATGACCTGACCATGCAGAGGATGATGCTCGTGACGGTTAACGCCGCGAATCAGCAACGGCTTGCCGTTCAGCAGCAGCAGACCATTTTCAATCCGCACCTCGCGGAAACCGACATCGCAGGCTTCTGCTTCAATCAGCGTGCCGTCGGCGGTGTGCAGTTCAACCACCGCACGATAGAGATTCGGGATTTCGGCGCTCCACAGTTTCGGGTTTTCGACGTTCAGACGTAGGGTGACGTGATCGGCATAACCACCACGCTCATCGATAATTTCACCGCCGAAAGGCGCGGTGCCGCTGGCGACCTGCGTTTCACCCTGCCACAAAGAAACCGTCACCCGCAGCTCATCGCGCAGCTCGCCGTACATCTGAACGTCTGCCTCCAGTACAGCGCGGCTGAAATCATCATTAAAGTGAGTGGCTACATGGAAATCGCTGATTTGCGTGCTCGGTTTATGCAGCAACGAGACGTCACGGAAAATGCCGCTCATCCGCCACATATCCTGATCTTCCAGATAACTGCCGTCACTCCAGCGCAGCACCATCACCGCGAGGCGGTTTTCTCCGGCGTGTAAAAATGCGCTCAGGTCAAATTCAGACGGCAAACGACTGTCCTGTCCGTAACCGACCCAGCGCCCGTTGCACCACAAATGAAACGCCGAGTTAACACCATCAAAAATAATTCGCGTCTGGCCTTCCTGTAGCCAGCTTTCATCAATATTAAATGTGAGCGAGTAACAACCCGTCGGATTCTCCGTGGGAACATACGGCGGATTGACCGCAATGGGATAGGTCACGTTGGTGTAGATAGGCGCATCGTAACCGTGCATCTGCCAGTTTGAGGGGACGATGACAGTATCGGCGTCAGGAAGATCGCGCTCCAGCCAGCTTTCTGGTACCGCTTCTGGTGCCGGAAACCAGGCAAAGCGCCATTCACCATTCAGGCTGCGCGACTCTTGGGAAGGGCGATCGGTGCGAGCCTCTTCGCTATTACGCCAGCTGGCGAAAGGGGGATGTGCCGCAAGGCGATTAAGTTGGGTAACGGCAGGGTTTTCCCAGTCACGACGTTGTAATACGACGGCCAGTGAATCCGTAATCATTGTCATAGTTGTATCCTGTGTGGATTGTTATTCGCTCACATTTTCGCATAACATACGAGCCGGACACATAGAGTGTAAAGCCTGGGGTGCCTAATGAGTGAGCTGACTCACATTAATTGCGTTGCGCTCACTGCCCGCTTTCAAGTCGGGAAACTTGTCGTGCCAGCTGCATTAAGGAATCTGCCAACGTGCGGGGAGAGGTGGTTTGCGTATTGGGCGGTAGGGTGGTTTTTCTTTTCACCAGTGAGACGGGCAACAGCTGATTGCTCTTCACCGCCTGGCCCTGAGAGAGTTTCAGCAAGCGGTCCACGCTAGTTTTCCCCAGCAGGCGAAAATCCTGTTTGATGGTGGTTAACGGCGGGATATAACACGAGCTGTCTTCGGTATCGTCGTATCCCACTACCGAGATATCCGCACCAACGCGCAGCCCGGACTCGGTAATAGCGCGCATTGCGCCCAGCGCCATCTGATCGTTGGCAACCAGCATCGCAGTGGGAACGATGCCCTCATTCAGCATTTGCATAGTTTGTTGAAAACCGGACATGGCACTCCAGTCGCCTTCCCGTTCCGCTATCGGATGAATTTGATTGCGTGTGAGATATTTATGCCAGTGCGCCAGACGCAGACGCGCCGAGACAGAACTTAATGGACCGGCTAACAACGCGATTTGCTGGTGACCCAATGCGATCAGATGCTCCACGCCCAGTCGCGTACCGTCTTCATGGGAAAAAATAATACTGTTGATGGGAGTCTGGTCAGAGACATCAAGAAATAGGGCCGGAACATTAGCGCAGGCAGCTTCCACAGCAATGGCATCCTCGTCATCCAGCGGATAGTTAATGATCAGACCACTGACGCGTTGCGCGAGAAGGTTATGTACCGCCGCTTTACAGGCTTCGACGCTGCTTCGTTCTACCATCGACACCACCACGCTGGCACCCAGTTGATCGGCGCGAGATTTAATCGCCGCGACAATTTGCGACGGCGCGTGCAGGGCCAGACTGGAGGTAGCAACGCCAATCAGCAACGACTGTTTGCCCGCCAGTTGTTGTGCCACGCGGTTGGGAATGTAGTTCAGCTGCGCCATCGCCGCTTCCACCTTTTCCCGCGTTTTCGCAGAGACGTGGCTGGCCTGGTTCACCACGCGGGAAACGGTCTGATAAGAGACACCGGCATACTCTGCGACATCGTATAGCGTTACTGGTTTCACATTTACCACCCTGAATTGACTCTCTTCGGGTGCTATCATGCCATACCACGAAATGTTTTGCCCCATTATTGTTTTCACAAGGATGGTTACTATCTTGGGTTTGGTGACATTATCCCTAATAAAACTAATCCCAATGGTATCGAAAGTGATTGAGTGGTTTGGAACTACGCTGCAAAAGTTGTGGTGTACCGACCACATGACCTAGAGTTATGTCTAATCCTTTTTATTCCTTTCTATTCGGCTATAATCAAATTTACTTCACTGAGCGAATATGTGACTATTTGACAAAACCCTCAAGCTAATAACGTTAGGTACCTTTTGTGACTTCAGACCGTTGGTTATCTGTTGAAGAAATTGCCGAATATCTTGGCGTAAGCAAAGATACCGTGTACTCATGGATCAGTAAAAAGGGAATGCCAGCGCATAGAATTGGTCGGCCTTGGAAGTTTAAAGCTGATGAGGTGGATCAGTGGGTTAGGTCTGGTGGTGCATCAGATAACAGCAAGGAAGAAAAATAATATGGCCTTAAACGAAGCGGATACTTGCCGAGTCTATGTGACGCCAAAACTTAAAGAGTCTGGTTGGGAAAGCAATCCTAGCGCAATAACTGAACAGTACACATTTACTGATGGTCGTGTTCAGTTTAAGGGCAGCAAAGTTCAGCGTGGCGAGCAAAAGCGAGCTGATTATTTACTTAAGTACACTCGTGATTTTCCTATTGCCGTTGTTGAGGCTAAACCTGAAAAAAGCCCTGTAGGTCAAGGGATGCAACAGGCAAAAGATTACGCAGAAATCTTAGGGTTAAAGTTTGCTTATTCAACCAATGGTCATGAGATCCTAGAGTTTGATTACACCACTGGTGAAGAGCAGTTATTGTCGCGCTTTCCAACCCCTGAAGAGTTATTCAGTCGGCTTTGTGGTGATGAAGGTTTAAAGGATGAAGATCTTGATACCTTACTGTCTCCTTACCACCATGTCTCGGGTTACTCACCGCGTTACTACCAGCAAATTGCCATAAACCGCGCAGTCCAGTCGGTACTTCAAGGTAAAAAGCGCTCATTAATTACGATGGCAACGGGTACGGGTAAGACAGTTGTCGCTTTTCAAATTAGTTGGAAGCTGTGGAGTGCTCGCTGGAACCGCACGGGAGACTATAGAAAGCCTCGCATTCTATTTCTGGCAGATAGAAATGTGTTGGTAGATGATCCAAAGGATAAAACATTTACCCCGTTTGGTGATGCAAGGCATAAAATTGAAGGTGGTAAAGCCGTTAAAAGTCGTGAGATTTATTTTGCGATTTATCAATCCATTGCTAGTGATGAGCGTCGTCCAGGCTTGTATAAAGAGTTTCCGCAAGACTTTTTTGATCTAATCATCATCGATGAGTGTCATAGAGGCAGTGCCCGTGACAACAGTAACTGGCGCGAAATTCTAGAGTATTTTGAGCCAGCTTTCCAAATCGGTATGACGGCGACTCCGCTGCGCGAAGATAACCGCGATACTTACCGTTATTTTGGCAACCCAATTTATACCTATAGTTTGCGCCAAGGTATTGATGACGGATTTCTTGCTCCATACCGCGTACACCGAGTCATTTCGGAAGTTGATGCGGCAGGCTGGCGACCAAGCAAAGGCGATGTAGACCGCTTTGGACGAGAAATCCCTGATGGAGAATACCACACCAAGGACTTCGAGCGAGTTATTGCGTTAAAGGCACGAACAGATACGTTTGCTAAGCACCTGACAGACTTTATGAAGCGAACCGATCGCTTTGCAAAAACGATCGTGTTTTGTGTCGATCAAGAGCACGCTGACGAAATGCGTCGGGCGCTTAATAACTTGAATTCTGACCTTGCACGTAAGCATCCTGATTACGTAGCACGAGTGACATCAGAAGAAGGGAAAATTGGCAAAGGGCACCTCAGTCGTTTTCAAGAGCTGGAAACCAGTACCCCAGTGATACTGACCACTTCACAGCTATTAACAACGGGGGTAGATGCACCAACCTGTAAAAATGTTGTGCTTGCGCGTGTTGTTAACTCAATGAGTGAGTTCAAGCAAATTGTTGGCCGTGGTACCCGCTTACGCGAAGATTACGGCAAGCTTTGGTTCAACATCATTGATTATACCGGTTCCGCTACACAAAACTTCGCTGACCCTGACTTTGACGGTTACCCAGAAATTGAAGATGAAGTGGTGATTGATGAAGATGGTGAAGAAGTGGTTGATGACCCTTTAACACCAGATAGTGAAGAGTTAGAGGTTGCTGAAGATACGGGTGAACACGAAGTGAACACTGAAGCTGAAGGCGCTGATGATGGAGAGGAGCACGAACCGAGAAAGTACTACGTAGACGGTGGGAGCGTTAAAATTACGTCTCATTTGGTTTATGAGCTAGACGAAGACGGTAAACAACTTCGTGTCATCCAATATACCGACTACACCGCAGAAAAG contains the following coding sequences:
- a CDS encoding IS110 family transposase yields the protein MAVTVLGIDLAKNVFALHGVDHKGNTILCKPKVSRAKLLETVANMPPCLIGMEACSSAHFWARLFKNVGHEVRLIAPKFVSPYRLSGKAGKNDAADAQSICEAVQRPHMRFVSIKSEEQQSIQCLHRARQGLNEERTAVCNRIRGLLAEFGVIAPLSPERLRNEFESMKVHLPTLAATCMDELFLHIDNIERRLLKFDRLIKETAEQDERCRLLMQLKGVGPMTASALVSAISDGKEFRNGRQLAAWLGLTPSQYSSGGKPKLGRITKAGDNYIRSLLVQGARSMMASAGRKDDPLSKWVCDVKDRRGYWRAAIALAAKNARHC
- a CDS encoding maltose acetyltransferase domain-containing protein, producing the protein MTEKIKAGKLFTDMCEGLPEKRLRGKTLMYEFNHSHPSEVEKRVMTPTY
- the lacY gene encoding lactose permease, translating into MYYLKNTNFWMFGLFFFFYFFIMGAYFPFFPIWLHDINHISKSDTGIIFAAISLFSLLFQPLFGLLSDKLGLRKFLLWIITGMLVMFAPFFIFIFGPLLQYNILVGSIVGGIYLGFCFNAGAPAVEAFIEKVSRRSNFEFGRARMFGCIGWALCASIVGIMFTINNQFVFWLGSGCALILAVLLFFAKTDAPSSATVANTVGANHSAFSLKLALELFRQPKLWFLSLYVIGVSCTYDVFDQQFANFFTSFFATGEQGTRVFGYVTTMGELLNASIMFFAPLIINRIGGKNALLLAGTIMSVRIIGSSFATSALEVVLLKTLHMFEVPFLLVGCFKYITSQFEVRFSATIYLVCFCFFKQLAMIFMSILAGNMYESIGFQGTYLVLGLVALGFTLISVFTLSGPAPLSLLRRQVNEVA
- the lacZ gene encoding beta-galactosidase, with protein sequence MTMITDSLAVVLQRRDWENPAVTQLNRLAAHPPFASWRNSEEARTDRPSQESRSLNGEWRFAWFPAPEAVPESWLERDLPDADTVIVPSNWQMHGYDAPIYTNVTYPIAVNPPYVPTENPTGCYSLTFNIDESWLQEGQTRIIFDGVNSAFHLWCNGRWVGYGQDSRLPSEFDLSAFLHAGENRLAVMVLRWSDGSYLEDQDMWRMSGIFRDVSLLHKPSTQISDFHVATHFNDDFSRAVLEADVQMYGELRDELRVTVSLWQGETQVASGTAPFGGEIIDERGGYADHVTLRLNVENPKLWSAEIPNLYRAVVELHTADGTLIEAEACDVGFREVRIENGLLLLNGKPLLIRGVNRHEHHPLHGQVMDEQTMVQDILLMKQNNFNAVRCSHYPNHPLWYTLCDHYGLYVVDEANIETHGMVPMNRLTDDPRWLPAMSERVTRMVQRDRNHPSVIIWSLGNESGHGANHDALYRWIKSVDPSRPVQYEGGGADTFATDIICPMYSRVDEDQPFPAVPKWSIKKWLSLPGETRPLILCEYAHAMGNSLGGFAKYWQAFRQYPRLQGGFVWDWVDQSLIKYDENGNPWSAYGGDFGDTPNDRQFCMNGLVFADRTPHPALTEAKHQQQFFQFSLSGRTIEVTSEYLFRHSDNELLHWMVALDGKPLASGEVPLDVAPQGKQLIELPGLPQPKSAGQLWITVHVVQPNATTWSAAGHISAWQQWRLAENLSVTLPSAPHAIPQLTTSETDFCIELDNKRWQFNRQSGFLSQMWIGDKKQLLTPLRDQFTRAPLDNDIGVSEATRIDPNAWVERWKAAGHYQAEAALLQCTADTLADAVLITTVHAWQHQGKTLFISRKTYRIDGSGQMAITVDVEVASNTPHPARIGLTCQLAQVAERVNWLGLGPQENYPDRLTAACFDRWDLPLSDMYTPYVFPSENGLRCGTRELNYGPHQWRGDFQFNISRYSQQQLMETSHRHLLHAEEGTWLNIDGFHMGIGGDDSWSPSVSAEFQLSAGSYHYQLLWCQK
- the lacI gene encoding DNA-binding transcriptional repressor LacI — protein: MKPVTLYDVAEYAGVSYQTVSRVVNQASHVSAKTREKVEAAMAQLNYIPNRVAQQLAGKQSLLIGVATSSLALHAPSQIVAAIKSRADQLGASVVVSMVERSSVEACKAAVHNLLAQRVSGLIINYPLDDEDAIAVEAACANVPALFLDVSDQTPINSIIFSHEDGTRLGVEHLIALGHQQIALLAGPLSSVSARLRLAHWHKYLTRNQIHPIAEREGDWSAMSGFQQTMQMLNEGIVPTAMLVANDQMALGAMRAITESGLRVGADISVVGYDDTEDSSCYIPPLTTIKQDFRLLGKTSVDRLLKLSQGQAVKSNQLLPVSLVKRKTTLPPNTQTTSPRTLADSLMQLARQVSRLESGQ
- a CDS encoding helix-turn-helix domain-containing protein, coding for MTSDRWLSVEEIAEYLGVSKDTVYSWISKKGMPAHRIGRPWKFKADEVDQWVRSGGASDNSKEEK
- a CDS encoding DEAD/DEAH box helicase family protein; this translates as MALNEADTCRVYVTPKLKESGWESNPSAITEQYTFTDGRVQFKGSKVQRGEQKRADYLLKYTRDFPIAVVEAKPEKSPVGQGMQQAKDYAEILGLKFAYSTNGHEILEFDYTTGEEQLLSRFPTPEELFSRLCGDEGLKDEDLDTLLSPYHHVSGYSPRYYQQIAINRAVQSVLQGKKRSLITMATGTGKTVVAFQISWKLWSARWNRTGDYRKPRILFLADRNVLVDDPKDKTFTPFGDARHKIEGGKAVKSREIYFAIYQSIASDERRPGLYKEFPQDFFDLIIIDECHRGSARDNSNWREILEYFEPAFQIGMTATPLREDNRDTYRYFGNPIYTYSLRQGIDDGFLAPYRVHRVISEVDAAGWRPSKGDVDRFGREIPDGEYHTKDFERVIALKARTDTFAKHLTDFMKRTDRFAKTIVFCVDQEHADEMRRALNNLNSDLARKHPDYVARVTSEEGKIGKGHLSRFQELETSTPVILTTSQLLTTGVDAPTCKNVVLARVVNSMSEFKQIVGRGTRLREDYGKLWFNIIDYTGSATQNFADPDFDGYPEIEDEVVIDEDGEEVVDDPLTPDSEELEVAEDTGEHEVNTEAEGADDGEEHEPRKYYVDGGSVKITSHLVYELDEDGKQLRVIQYTDYTAEKVKTLFSSLDEIKDSWANPLKREQVILELQERGIQFDDLVAESGKTDADPLDLLCHIAFNVPLRTRKERANYLKKNKPDFFEQYGPEARAILTSLLDKYTDHGPKQFSIPDSLQVPPISEYGNVMEIARLFGGALQMKTAVDQLQTLLYSQQ